In one window of Thermodesulfobacteriota bacterium DNA:
- a CDS encoding MBL fold metallo-hydrolase, with translation MKAAAIITTTAIMLLALSPFIQCIAAEELSLSKAPVDKDGRFYNPWAGEAGGSFLDLLRWKLSRNPYAEEKKRPVSFPVARPDFDHLNTLNGDWFVWLGHSTVLMRAGGSTIITDPVFWDVNFLVKRKTPFPVDPAELPKIGIVLISHGHYDHLDTKSIEFLRDRDDPLFITGPGYADYFESLGIKKHASLNWSEVYAADGLVITSLPVQHWSKRTPFDGNRKLWCSFLVEHSDKKYLWIGDSGYFSGFGEIGRKHGPMDVVFAPIGAYEPRWFMKKNHMNPEEALKAAADLRARVFVPIHWGTFDITDEPLWLPIERLKEVYNNGSEPVLRILGHGEHLIP, from the coding sequence ATGAAGGCAGCCGCGATCATAACAACCACGGCCATTATGCTTCTGGCCTTATCCCCCTTCATCCAGTGCATTGCCGCGGAGGAACTGTCCTTGAGTAAAGCGCCCGTTGACAAGGACGGCAGGTTCTACAACCCCTGGGCAGGAGAGGCCGGGGGCTCGTTCCTCGATCTCCTCAGATGGAAGCTCTCCAGGAACCCTTATGCCGAGGAAAAGAAGAGGCCGGTCTCTTTTCCGGTTGCGCGGCCCGACTTCGACCATCTCAACACATTGAACGGCGACTGGTTCGTCTGGCTCGGCCACTCTACCGTGCTCATGAGGGCCGGAGGCTCGACCATCATCACCGACCCCGTTTTCTGGGACGTGAACTTCCTCGTAAAGAGGAAGACCCCGTTCCCCGTAGACCCTGCGGAACTGCCGAAGATAGGCATCGTACTCATATCACACGGCCACTACGACCACCTTGACACCAAATCGATAGAGTTCCTTCGGGACAGGGACGACCCGCTATTCATAACCGGCCCCGGCTACGCGGACTATTTCGAATCGCTCGGCATTAAAAAGCATGCCTCCTTGAACTGGTCAGAGGTCTATGCCGCGGATGGGCTCGTGATAACCTCGCTTCCGGTGCAGCACTGGTCCAAGAGGACGCCCTTTGACGGGAACAGGAAGCTTTGGTGCAGCTTCCTTGTCGAACACTCGGATAAAAAATACCTCTGGATAGGTGATTCCGGCTATTTTTCGGGGTTTGGCGAAATAGGAAGGAAACACGGCCCCATGGACGTGGTCTTCGCTCCCATAGGGGCCTATGAGCCGAGATGGTTCATGAAGAAGAACCACATGAACCCGGAAGAGGCGCTAAAGGCCGCGGCAGACCTCCGTGCCCGCGTCTTCGTTCCCATACACTGGGGGACCTTCGACATTACAGACGAGCCGCTCTGGCTTCCCATCGAGCGGCTGAAGGAGGTCTATAATAACGGCTCGGAGCCGGTCCTCAGGATACTCGGCCACGGCGAGCACCTCATACCCTGA
- the plsY gene encoding glycerol-3-phosphate 1-O-acyltransferase PlsY, whose protein sequence is MDNNIFYALVPLAYLLGSIPTGVLVTRAFGGVDPRKAGSGNIGATNVSRTSGKLAGALTLIGDILKGALPVLAAFWLGGGPLLISLVGLAAFIGHLLPVFLGFRGGKGVATACGVLAVISPLATLLSAAVFVIAAALKRYVSLASMLSAASMPAFLYMLEDVREYAPLGLSIAVLIILKHKDNIKRLASGTENRIGGKKG, encoded by the coding sequence TTGGATAATAATATATTTTACGCGCTCGTGCCTCTCGCCTATCTACTCGGCTCAATACCGACAGGGGTGCTTGTCACCAGGGCCTTCGGCGGGGTCGACCCGAGAAAGGCCGGAAGCGGCAATATCGGCGCAACAAACGTTAGCCGCACTTCCGGGAAGCTCGCGGGCGCGCTTACGCTCATCGGCGACATCCTGAAGGGCGCGCTCCCGGTGCTTGCCGCTTTCTGGCTCGGCGGCGGGCCCCTTCTCATAAGCCTGGTCGGCCTTGCTGCCTTCATCGGCCACCTCCTCCCCGTCTTCCTCGGCTTCAGGGGAGGGAAGGGGGTCGCAACGGCCTGTGGCGTGCTCGCGGTAATAAGCCCTTTGGCAACTCTTTTGAGCGCCGCAGTATTCGTAATTGCCGCAGCCCTTAAGAGGTATGTCTCGCTCGCCTCGATGCTCTCGGCTGCCTCAATGCCGGCCTTTCTTTATATGCTGGAGGATGTAAGGGAATACGCGCCCCTCGGCCTCTCCATAGCCGTCCTCATAATACTCAAGCACAAGGACAACATCAAAAGGCTCGCCTCGGGGACGGAGAACAGGATAGGCGGGAAGAAGGGCTGA
- a CDS encoding PAS domain S-box protein: MKRTGKKTILIVEGSAPQALSLKSMLGKNGYDTLVARNGREAIEGARKKRPSLVLSEMFLPDMDGLSVCRELKADPSLSGVPVVLATELSDLEDILKGLDCGADGYITRPFNPEFVLSRIASLLSNGPLVQNNRDEKRMELEYGGMHFSVNAGRAQTVRFLLSTYENAVLQNKELCRAQEELKLLNERLEDMVRERTSALSAEVLERKAAELALRGSEERFRAVLETASDAIVCLGPRDRVYIWNRKAEEMFGYPASEAVGSEMHELIVPLRYREKARKRLNDFFRSGKGDMLGRTVEVESMRRDGSEFPVEVSLAAFNLDGKWNAVGIIRDITARKLLEEELRRNIEDLERMNRLMVGRELRMEELREEVRMLRDRVRELEDVPRDGASGPG; this comes from the coding sequence ATGAAGAGAACCGGCAAAAAGACGATTTTAATAGTGGAGGGCAGCGCCCCGCAGGCGCTTTCCCTGAAGTCCATGCTCGGCAAGAACGGATATGACACGCTTGTCGCCCGGAACGGGAGAGAGGCCATTGAAGGCGCGCGAAAGAAGAGGCCGTCCCTTGTGCTTAGCGAGATGTTCTTGCCCGATATGGACGGTTTGAGCGTATGCAGGGAGCTCAAGGCAGACCCGTCGCTAAGCGGCGTCCCTGTAGTGCTCGCCACGGAGCTTTCGGACCTCGAGGACATATTGAAGGGCCTGGACTGCGGGGCGGACGGGTATATAACCAGGCCCTTCAATCCGGAATTCGTGCTCTCAAGGATAGCGTCGCTCCTTTCAAACGGGCCCCTGGTGCAGAATAACCGAGATGAAAAGAGGATGGAGCTCGAGTACGGCGGCATGCATTTCTCCGTGAACGCCGGAAGGGCCCAGACCGTGAGGTTCCTCCTTTCCACCTACGAGAACGCGGTATTGCAGAATAAGGAGTTATGCAGGGCCCAGGAGGAGCTTAAGCTCCTTAACGAGAGGCTCGAGGACATGGTGAGGGAGAGGACCTCGGCGCTGAGCGCCGAGGTCCTGGAAAGGAAGGCGGCGGAGCTTGCGCTCCGGGGGAGCGAGGAGAGGTTCAGGGCCGTGCTGGAGACAGCGAGCGACGCGATCGTCTGTCTCGGCCCCAGGGACAGGGTTTACATCTGGAACCGGAAGGCCGAGGAGATGTTCGGCTATCCGGCCTCGGAGGCGGTGGGAAGCGAGATGCACGAGCTCATCGTGCCTCTGCGTTACAGGGAAAAGGCGCGGAAGCGCCTTAACGATTTCTTCAGGTCAGGCAAAGGCGACATGCTGGGCAGGACCGTCGAGGTCGAATCCATGCGGCGCGACGGCTCGGAGTTCCCTGTAGAGGTATCGCTTGCCGCGTTCAACCTGGACGGTAAATGGAACGCCGTCGGCATAATCAGGGACATAACAGCCCGGAAGCTCCTCGAAGAGGAGCTGAGGCGGAATATCGAAGACCTGGAACGGATGAACCGGCTGATGGTAGGGAGGGAGTTGAGGATGGAGGAGCTGAGGGAGGAAGTGAGGATGCTCCGCGACCGGGTGAGGGAGCTTGAGGACGTGCCCCGGGACGGCGCCAGCGGGCCGGGCTGA
- the glmU gene encoding bifunctional UDP-N-acetylglucosamine diphosphorylase/glucosamine-1-phosphate N-acetyltransferase GlmU, which yields MRNLAAIVLAAGKGTRMKSRTPKVLHGIAGRPMLFYPLQLLKELKAGRVLVVVGHGADGIRKAFDGEKAAFVHQTEQLGTGHAVMCALKELKGFEGDVLILSGDVPLIKKETLSGLASLHGKGRKKAVLSLVTTVVDNPAGYGRIVRDEHGHITRIVEDKDASPLQKAIKEVNCGIYLAESGFLSKNIRKIGKNNAQGEYYLPDLVQLAVTQGGRVEALIAPDPVEVMGINNRIELARAEANMRSRILETLMLSGVTVVDPAATYVDYGVAAGSDTVIYPGTRITGKSSIGSGCLIEDNCVIESAEIGDGTVVKSSSVIEDSKIGKGVCIGPFARLRPGSSIGDQARVGNFVEIKKSAIGKGSKANHLSYIGDTTVGEGVNIGAGSITCNYDGVNKHRTVIEDGAFIGSDSQLVAPVTVGKGAYVGSGTTVTKDVPPGALVVTRAPEKVIEGWAERKKKSGGKG from the coding sequence ATGAGGAATTTAGCGGCAATCGTGCTCGCCGCGGGCAAAGGCACGAGGATGAAATCCAGGACACCCAAGGTCCTGCACGGCATAGCCGGCAGGCCTATGCTTTTTTATCCCCTTCAACTCCTTAAGGAATTGAAGGCCGGAAGGGTGCTCGTGGTCGTGGGCCACGGCGCGGACGGGATACGGAAGGCCTTTGATGGCGAGAAGGCCGCGTTCGTCCATCAGACGGAGCAGCTCGGCACCGGGCACGCGGTAATGTGCGCCTTAAAGGAACTCAAGGGCTTTGAGGGCGACGTGCTCATCCTTTCCGGGGACGTGCCGCTCATCAAAAAAGAGACCCTTTCGGGGCTCGCAAGCCTCCACGGGAAGGGCAGGAAAAAGGCCGTCCTTTCGCTTGTAACGACAGTCGTCGATAACCCTGCCGGGTACGGGCGCATCGTCCGCGACGAGCACGGCCATATCACGCGGATAGTCGAGGACAAGGACGCAAGCCCGCTCCAGAAGGCCATAAAAGAGGTTAATTGCGGCATCTATCTCGCGGAAAGCGGCTTTCTTTCAAAGAACATAAGAAAGATCGGGAAGAATAACGCACAGGGCGAGTATTATCTGCCTGACCTCGTTCAGCTTGCCGTTACCCAGGGCGGGCGCGTAGAGGCGCTTATAGCGCCTGACCCGGTCGAGGTCATGGGAATAAATAACAGAATAGAGCTTGCGAGGGCAGAGGCCAACATGCGCTCCAGGATACTCGAAACACTCATGCTCTCCGGGGTGACGGTAGTCGACCCTGCGGCCACATATGTGGATTACGGCGTTGCAGCCGGATCTGATACGGTCATATACCCCGGAACGCGAATTACGGGGAAAAGCTCCATAGGCTCCGGCTGCTTAATCGAAGACAACTGCGTGATAGAGTCGGCTGAAATCGGGGACGGGACAGTCGTAAAAAGCTCGTCCGTAATCGAGGACTCGAAGATAGGAAAGGGCGTATGCATAGGCCCCTTTGCGCGCCTGCGGCCCGGAAGTTCCATAGGCGACCAGGCCCGGGTGGGAAATTTTGTGGAGATAAAGAAGAGCGCCATCGGCAAGGGGAGCAAGGCAAACCACTTGAGCTACATAGGCGACACGACCGTCGGCGAAGGCGTTAACATCGGCGCTGGCTCCATAACCTGCAACTACGACGGCGTGAATAAACACCGGACCGTCATCGAGGACGGCGCATTCATAGGGAGCGATTCCCAGCTCGTCGCGCCCGTAACCGTCGGCAAGGGCGCTTATGTGGGCTCCGGGACGACGGTAACCAAAGACGTGCCTCCGGGCGCGCTCGTGGTGACGAGGGCGCCAGAGAAGGTCATCGAGGGCTGGGCCGAGAGGAAAAAGAAGTCCGGGGGTAAGGGCTGA
- a CDS encoding vitamin B12-dependent ribonucleotide reductase — protein sequence MDSDIYSRLLTAETAAKASKRGGAHAKPRIEVNENGRRVLEKRYLKRDVLGNPVETIEEMFWRVSSNIAEAERFFDPNANVEAVADEFYGMMASLEFLPNSPTLMNAGRELQQLSACFVLPVEDSMESIFEAVKHTALIHKSGGGTGFSFSRLRPSGDSVGSTSGISSGPISFMTVFDSATEAIKQGGTRRGANMGILRVDHPDIMNFITCKEDNSKLNNFNISVSLTEEFMKAVEEDGEFDLKNPRDGKPVGALRAREVFDKIVKMAWKNGDPGIIYIDSMNADNPTPHVGQIESTNPCGEQPLLPYESCNLGSINLSRMVVKGEEGCEFDWARLEETVKKSVHFLDNVIEMNKYPIEQIEKVTKSNRKIGLGVMGFADLLIRLGIPYNSEEAISLAEEIMSFIQKKGRQASRDLATERGTFPNFKGSIYDGKGKPPRNATVTTIAPTGTISIIAGCSSGIEPLFALAFTRNVMEGTELLEVNPLFEEYAKEMGFDSPEIMKEVANKGTLHDVEGIPDEAKRVFTTAHDISPEWHIKMQAAFQKYTDNAVSKTVNFPNEATEDDVASAYLLAYKLGCKGITVYRDGSRDVQVLTKGSEKQAKAEVAAEARAEQAPAMEHAARPKPRGEVAFGITRKIKTGCGNLYITINEDEEGRPFEIFTQIGKAGGCVASQCEAMGRMTSLALRSGVEPHEIVKQMRGISCHLPVGFGAGRVMSCADAMAQAMDWYLGYKRQTGCITADRDALSTLPKQFTMGPEVFKRGACPDCGSAVEHSDGCLVCRGCGYSECG from the coding sequence ATGGACAGTGACATTTACAGCCGCTTATTGACCGCCGAGACGGCCGCTAAGGCATCGAAACGGGGTGGCGCCCATGCAAAGCCCCGGATAGAGGTGAACGAGAACGGGCGCAGGGTCCTTGAGAAGAGGTATTTGAAGAGGGACGTGCTCGGCAACCCCGTAGAGACGATCGAGGAAATGTTCTGGCGCGTGAGCTCGAACATAGCCGAGGCCGAAAGGTTCTTCGACCCCAACGCAAACGTCGAGGCCGTGGCGGACGAGTTCTACGGGATGATGGCCTCGCTCGAGTTCCTGCCCAACTCCCCGACGCTCATGAACGCGGGCAGGGAACTCCAGCAGCTATCGGCCTGCTTCGTCCTCCCGGTCGAGGACTCGATGGAGTCCATCTTCGAGGCAGTTAAGCATACGGCGCTCATACACAAGTCCGGCGGCGGCACCGGGTTTTCGTTCTCGCGGCTCCGCCCCTCCGGGGATTCCGTCGGCTCTACCTCCGGGATCTCCTCAGGCCCCATATCCTTCATGACCGTATTCGACAGCGCGACCGAGGCCATAAAGCAGGGCGGCACGAGAAGGGGCGCTAACATGGGCATACTCCGGGTAGACCACCCGGACATCATGAACTTCATAACCTGCAAGGAGGACAACTCCAAGCTCAATAACTTCAACATCTCCGTTAGCCTCACCGAGGAATTCATGAAGGCGGTCGAGGAGGACGGGGAATTCGACCTCAAGAACCCGAGGGACGGGAAGCCCGTGGGAGCGCTCAGGGCACGCGAGGTCTTCGACAAGATAGTCAAGATGGCCTGGAAGAACGGCGACCCCGGCATCATATACATAGACAGCATGAACGCCGACAACCCCACCCCGCACGTGGGCCAGATAGAGTCCACCAACCCGTGCGGCGAGCAGCCTCTTCTCCCTTACGAGTCCTGCAACCTGGGCTCCATAAATTTGAGCCGCATGGTCGTAAAGGGCGAAGAGGGGTGCGAGTTCGACTGGGCCCGGCTCGAGGAGACGGTAAAGAAGTCCGTACACTTCCTCGACAACGTCATAGAGATGAACAAGTACCCGATTGAGCAGATAGAGAAGGTCACCAAATCCAACAGGAAGATAGGCCTCGGCGTAATGGGCTTTGCCGACCTCCTCATCCGCTTGGGCATCCCGTACAACTCCGAAGAGGCCATCTCGCTCGCCGAGGAGATAATGTCCTTCATACAGAAGAAGGGCAGGCAGGCGTCCAGGGACCTGGCAACGGAAAGAGGGACCTTCCCCAACTTCAAGGGCTCCATATACGACGGCAAAGGCAAGCCCCCGAGGAACGCTACCGTTACTACCATAGCGCCGACCGGCACCATTTCCATAATAGCGGGCTGCTCGTCGGGCATAGAGCCGCTCTTCGCGCTCGCCTTCACCAGAAACGTCATGGAAGGGACCGAGCTCCTTGAGGTGAACCCCCTATTCGAGGAGTACGCCAAGGAGATGGGCTTCGATAGCCCCGAGATCATGAAAGAGGTCGCGAACAAAGGCACCCTCCACGACGTCGAGGGCATCCCGGACGAGGCGAAGCGGGTCTTTACTACCGCGCACGACATCTCGCCGGAGTGGCACATAAAGATGCAGGCCGCGTTCCAGAAATATACCGACAACGCCGTCTCCAAGACCGTGAACTTCCCGAACGAGGCTACCGAAGATGACGTGGCCTCCGCGTATCTCCTGGCCTACAAGCTCGGCTGCAAGGGCATCACCGTCTACAGGGACGGCTCAAGGGACGTGCAGGTCCTCACCAAGGGGAGCGAAAAGCAGGCAAAGGCGGAAGTAGCGGCAGAAGCAAGGGCAGAGCAGGCCCCTGCGATGGAGCACGCCGCAAGGCCCAAGCCCAGGGGCGAGGTGGCCTTCGGCATAACCCGCAAGATTAAGACCGGCTGCGGCAACCTCTACATCACGATAAACGAGGACGAGGAAGGCAGGCCCTTCGAGATATTCACGCAGATAGGCAAGGCCGGCGGGTGCGTTGCATCCCAGTGCGAGGCTATGGGCAGGATGACATCGCTTGCGCTCCGTAGCGGTGTGGAGCCCCACGAGATAGTGAAGCAGATGCGCGGCATAAGCTGCCACCTGCCCGTGGGCTTCGGCGCGGGAAGGGTCATGTCATGCGCCGACGCGATGGCCCAGGCAATGGACTGGTATCTCGGCTACAAGAGGCAGACCGGGTGCATAACCGCGGACAGGGACGCGCTCTCGACGCTCCCCAAGCAGTTCACGATGGGCCCCGAGGTATTTAAGCGCGGCGCATGCCCCGATTGCGGGAGCGCGGTCGAGCATTCGGACGGGTGCCTGGTGTGCAGGGGGTGCGGGTATAGCGAGTGCGGCTAA
- a CDS encoding DUF190 domain-containing protein, whose product MRLPEEAQSVRIFIGESDRFEGRPLYQAIVEEARGFGLAGATVLRGLMGFGVHSRLHTAKVLRISEDLPMIVELVDRAERIEAFLPVLDRMVGEGLITIEPVKVFAYRGRKAD is encoded by the coding sequence ATGCGGCTTCCGGAAGAGGCGCAGTCAGTCAGAATATTCATAGGCGAGAGCGATAGATTCGAGGGCCGCCCCCTTTACCAGGCCATCGTGGAAGAGGCGCGCGGCTTCGGACTTGCCGGCGCGACGGTCTTAAGGGGTCTCATGGGCTTCGGGGTCCACAGCCGCCTCCATACGGCCAAGGTGCTCCGGATATCCGAGGACCTTCCGATGATCGTCGAGCTTGTCGACAGGGCCGAGCGCATCGAGGCCTTTCTCCCGGTCCTCGACAGGATGGTTGGCGAAGGACTCATAACCATCGAGCCGGTAAAGGTATTCGCCTACAGGGGCCGGAAGGCGGACTGA
- a CDS encoding CrcB family protein produces MTKLLLMAAAGAAGTLSRYFLGGIVQKLYGGPFPWGTFAVNISGTFLFGLVWALAEERLSFSGEARAIVFIGFFGAFTTFSTLMFETGALMRDSQWALAIGNIALQNVTGIIFLFLGLALGRLL; encoded by the coding sequence ATGACCAAGCTCCTCCTCATGGCTGCCGCTGGCGCCGCAGGCACCCTCTCGCGTTATTTTCTTGGAGGCATCGTCCAGAAGCTCTACGGCGGGCCCTTCCCCTGGGGCACCTTTGCCGTGAACATAAGCGGCACCTTCCTTTTCGGGCTCGTCTGGGCCCTTGCCGAGGAGAGGCTCTCCTTCAGCGGCGAGGCGCGGGCAATCGTCTTTATCGGGTTTTTCGGCGCGTTCACGACGTTTTCGACCCTCATGTTCGAGACCGGAGCGCTCATGCGGGACTCCCAGTGGGCGCTTGCCATCGGTAACATCGCCCTTCAGAACGTCACGGGCATAATCTTTCTTTTCCTGGGCCTTGCATTGGGGAGGCTCCTTTAG
- the tolQ gene encoding protein TolQ, giving the protein METPLAAVNSGLWEMVWSAGPMVKFVILILVLFSVVSWAIIGYKVMVLRKIEKESTAFHDLFWEKRQFAHVFNAAKNYKNTPLAGIFAAAYNEITGLKKAAEGGEWLRKEDLERFERILKKAMDSETAKLEYAVGFLATTGNTAPFIGLFGTVWGIMTSFRDIGAKGAANLAVVAPGISEALVATAIGLVAAIPAVMGYNHIQIRIGRISTEMGNFSADIMNVLEKQAGKKG; this is encoded by the coding sequence TTGGAAACGCCTCTGGCTGCCGTAAACTCCGGTCTCTGGGAAATGGTCTGGAGCGCCGGACCAATGGTCAAATTCGTAATCCTTATCCTCGTCCTTTTCTCGGTCGTCTCGTGGGCCATCATAGGCTACAAGGTCATGGTATTGAGAAAGATCGAAAAGGAATCGACCGCTTTCCACGACCTTTTCTGGGAAAAGCGCCAGTTCGCGCACGTCTTCAACGCTGCCAAGAACTATAAGAACACGCCCCTTGCAGGCATATTCGCCGCCGCTTATAACGAGATAACGGGCCTTAAAAAAGCGGCCGAGGGCGGCGAGTGGCTGAGGAAAGAGGACCTCGAAAGGTTCGAGAGGATACTTAAGAAGGCGATGGACTCGGAGACGGCCAAGCTCGAGTACGCGGTCGGGTTCCTGGCCACTACCGGCAACACCGCCCCTTTCATCGGCCTTTTCGGCACGGTCTGGGGCATAATGACCTCGTTCAGGGACATAGGCGCAAAGGGCGCGGCCAACCTCGCCGTCGTCGCGCCAGGCATCTCGGAGGCCCTTGTGGCCACCGCGATAGGGCTCGTTGCCGCGATACCGGCGGTTATGGGTTATAATCACATACAGATCAGGATAGGGCGCATCTCCACGGAGATGGGCAACTTTTCGGCTGATATTATGAACGTACTTGAGAAGCAGGCGGGCAAGAAGGGTTAG
- the tolR gene encoding protein TolR: protein METGGGRNTRLMSQINVTPFVDVMLVLLIIFMVTAPMMQEGLDVDLPQVEAGAISSADEPLVVTIDRKKRILLNDRVMSEKELGAKLKAIAAENAARMVLLRADESVPYGFVVSTMSAIRKAGISKVGMVTEPPGRGR, encoded by the coding sequence ATGGAGACCGGAGGCGGGCGCAACACCAGGCTCATGTCCCAGATAAACGTCACGCCCTTCGTGGACGTGATGCTGGTGCTCCTCATCATCTTCATGGTAACGGCCCCGATGATGCAGGAGGGGCTCGATGTCGACCTGCCGCAGGTCGAGGCGGGCGCGATAAGCTCGGCGGACGAGCCGCTCGTGGTCACTATTGACAGGAAAAAGCGCATATTGCTCAACGACAGGGTGATGAGCGAGAAGGAACTCGGGGCCAAGCTCAAGGCCATAGCCGCAGAGAACGCTGCGCGAATGGTCCTTTTAAGGGCCGACGAATCGGTCCCGTACGGGTTTGTCGTCAGCACCATGAGCGCCATAAGAAAGGCTGGAATAAGCAAGGTGGGCATGGTCACCGAGCCCCCCGGTCGGGGTAGATGA
- a CDS encoding cell envelope integrity protein TolA: MTRYRMKGFGRVVWVSALLHAGVAVAVALLFNSEPGRVFINPVQMVDLVAEPGPRQAKPAPQAPPKAEKEKPPAPAEPEKAPEEKPRPAPKPEEAAKIETPKESPAQSVKIKEKEAPKPPDASIDDTLRSITESVKKREDKASVSSKVDEIKKKLEEDEARKDRLKKLRAEIASRESRKPPEPSAQAGPAPAEGRPSGGSVKTFEDKYPAYYTIIKARIDDNWTYPQALRESRVSLIVAIKIARSGELVSASVEVSSGNPVFDESLVSAVWRAAPFPPLPADFEGNFLETGLRFCPGCTQR; the protein is encoded by the coding sequence ATGACCCGCTACCGCATGAAGGGCTTCGGCAGGGTCGTGTGGGTCTCGGCGCTCCTGCACGCGGGGGTCGCCGTAGCCGTCGCGCTCCTCTTCAACTCCGAGCCCGGCAGGGTCTTCATCAACCCTGTACAGATGGTGGACCTGGTCGCGGAGCCTGGGCCCAGGCAAGCAAAGCCCGCTCCCCAGGCCCCTCCAAAGGCGGAGAAGGAGAAGCCCCCTGCCCCGGCTGAACCGGAAAAGGCGCCTGAGGAAAAGCCCCGGCCAGCGCCGAAGCCGGAAGAGGCCGCAAAAATTGAGACGCCGAAGGAGAGCCCGGCCCAGAGCGTAAAGATAAAGGAAAAAGAGGCCCCGAAGCCCCCGGACGCTTCGATAGACGACACCTTGCGGAGCATAACCGAGAGCGTAAAGAAAAGAGAGGACAAGGCGTCCGTCAGCTCGAAGGTGGACGAGATAAAGAAGAAGCTCGAAGAGGATGAGGCGCGGAAAGACAGGCTTAAGAAGCTCAGGGCCGAGATAGCTTCCCGAGAGAGCAGAAAGCCCCCTGAACCGAGCGCCCAGGCGGGGCCGGCGCCTGCGGAGGGACGCCCGTCCGGCGGGTCGGTAAAGACCTTCGAGGACAAGTACCCGGCGTATTACACGATAATAAAGGCCCGGATAGACGACAACTGGACGTACCCGCAGGCATTGAGGGAGAGCAGGGTATCTCTCATAGTCGCGATAAAGATTGCACGCTCCGGGGAGCTCGTGAGCGCCTCCGTCGAGGTAAGCTCCGGCAACCCGGTCTTTGACGAATCTCTCGTCAGCGCCGTGTGGAGGGCAGCTCCCTTCCCTCCGCTACCGGCTGATTTCGAAGGGAATTTCCTGGAGACGGGCTTGAGGTTCTGTCCTGGATGCACCCAAAGATGA